In Palaeococcus ferrophilus DSM 13482, the genomic window AACGTTGATTGAGAGCTTCGAGGGAGTCGCCACCACCAGGAACTCTCCCCTCTTGAGGAAGCGAAGGACGTCGAGGAACTGGTCGCCGAAGCCAGGGGGCATGTCTATTATGAGGTAGTCGAGCTCGTCCCAGCGCGTTATGGTGAGAAGCTCTATGAGAGCATCACTCACCTCCATGCCCCTCAGCGGCGTCGGTTTGTCCTCGGAGTAGTAGACGATGCTCATGAACTTGACCCCGTGGACGGTGGGGGGAACAACTCCATACTCCTCCTCGGGGAACTCCTCAGGCTCAAAGCCGAGGATGACGTGGTCGCTCGCGCCGTGGAAGTCGAGGTCGAGGAGGCCGACCCTATAGCCCCTCTTCGCCAGGACGAGGGCGAGGGTCGTCGAGACGAGGGACTTTCCAACACCGCCCTTCCCGCTCACAACGGGGATTATCCGCTTTACCTTCTCAAGTCTGCCCTCTATGCCCTTTATGCGCGGGTCAATCGTTATCATGCCCCATCACCCTTCTCGATTTTTATGCCGCTGATGTAGACTCCCCTTCCCTTTAAGACCTCGAAATCCCTGCTTCCGCACTTCGGGCAGGCGAGGAACGCATGTACCACCTCGGGGATGAAGTGTATGTCCTCCTTGATCCTCTCGTCGAACCCTTCCTTAACCTCCCTCAGCCTCCACTCGTGGCCGCAGTCTCTGCATTTAAAGACCGCCTCTTCCTCCTCGAAGACTACCTCCGCCCCCTCTCCTATGGTGCCCTTGAGGAGCTCCTTCATGGCGAACTCTACCACCTCGGCGTTTACATCCTGAAGCTCCCCCAGAACGACGTGGATTGCAAGGAGTTTTGACGCACCCTCCCTTTGAGCGTAATCGAGCGCCGTCCTAACTATGCCGTCAGCGAGTGCCCACTCGTGCATACCATCACCAACCCAATATCCGAGGGAGGACTTATAAAAGAGACGGTGGCTCAGAGGGAGAGGGAAAGTGTTACGAACCTCTCCCCGGCCATGTAGGAGAAGGGTATCTCCTCAAGGGCCTCTATCGGCACGACCGTCCTCATCTCGTCGAAACCGAGCGCCCTGGCCCTCCCCGCGAGGAGCGAGATCGTTCTCCCCACGTCGCCTCCCCACGCGTAGGCCGTGACCACGTTCCCGTTGTAGGCCCCCTCCATGGCGTAGAGGCTTCCACCGAGTTCGCCGCTCTCAAAGTGCACCCTGTCGTCAACCCCCGCTATCCTGTCAACGAAGAGTGTGAACCAGTGGTGGTAGGAGCTCTGGAACTTTCCGAGGGTCATCTCCCTGCCCTTAACGTCCCCCCAGCCAAGGGGCCTCAGCCTGGGCGCTTCCTCCAGGGGTTCTATTTCCTTGAGCTTTACACCCACGAGAACGCCGATGTTGATTATCTCGCTGATACCAAGGCGGGAGTAGAAACCGAGGGCGCTCTTCTCCGACGTTACGGTGAGGAGTTCGTGCCCCTCCTGGCGGCCGGTTCTTATCCCAAACTCCACGAGGGCCCTTCCAACGCCCCTGCCTCGGAATCCCTCTTTGACCTGGAGTACGTCGAGGTGGGTGAGCTTCGTCCCCACGCCGTGAATGGGCTCCTCGCTCATGAGGAACTCCGCGTGGCCGGCTGTTTCTCCCTCAACCAGCGCCACAACGGGCAGACCCCCGTGCAGGAGAAGGTTGTTCGTGTGAATGGAGCAGGTTTCGAGGCTCATCCATGGGCCGCCTCGAAGGTAGCGCTCGAAAATCGTGCCACCGGTTAAGGAGCCGGCGTGAACGCTCACTATTCCGGCAACGTCGTCGAGCGAAGCCTTTCTGATTTCCATCCACACCACCAAAAATAAAGGGTTCAGAGCTCGGACTCGCCGAGCAGCTGGACGAGGTCAAGGAGCCGCTTGTCCTTTATTTGAGCTATTATCTCCCTGACCCTCCCCTCCTCGAGTTCCCCATCCTTGTAGAGGGCCATTGCCTTGACGCCGTTGAAAAACGCCTCCAGCTCAGGGAAGGCCTTCGCAAAGGCGTCCATGTTGTCGTAAACGGTCTCGAACTCATCCTCAAGGAAGAGCTGCCAGAGCACATCCACGAGGGCGTCAAAGGAAACGTCGAAGTAGGCCGTCCCCTCGGAATCCAGGAGGGCGTAAAGGCACTCCTGGAGTGCCGCCTCATAGTTGTCCTCGTCCTCGAAGATTTCCTCAAAGGCTAGGTGGGCCTGCGCCATTAGGAGCCTGTTATCACGGATGCGCCTTAAAAGACCGGCGAGTTCTGCTTTGGCCTTCCTCACATCGCCGTTCTCAAAGCGCAGGTATGCGAGGTATATGAGGGCGTGAAGGTAATCGTCTTCCTTGCCGAGCTCCTCGAAGGCAAGTGCCGCCTTCTCCATCAGTTCGAGGGCCTTTTCGTACTCCGTCAGCTCCTCATGGGCCAGCGCCATGTTGTAGTAAATCTCAGCTATGTGCTCCTTCTCCCCCTTGGCGGTCTCCTCCTCCAGGAGGGTTCTGTAGAGGGCGAGCGCCTTCTCAACCTCGCCTACCTGGGCGTAGAGGTCCGCCAGCTGGAACTTGGCCTCGAAGGTGTCCTCCTCGAAAGCGAGTGCCTCGAACTCAGGAATCTTTTCAATCTCAAGGTATGTCTCGTAGAGGTAGCAGACGAGTTTCAGGAGCTCGTAGTCCTTAACCTCCTTTGCGAGTTCCTCTGCCTTTTCGAGGGCGGTCTTAAGCTCCCCATCCTCCAGCTCGTCGGCGTTTTCGTAGAGGAAAGCCCTAACGGCCTCAACGTCCCTGTCTTCAACGGCCTTAAGAAAAGCCTCCATGTTCGCATCCATTTTTCATCCCCCACAGTGATTTGGAACAACGGGTATATAACCTTGCCGCGAAAAAAGTGTGGGGAGGCTCAGCGCCTCCTCCTCAAAAGGGCCAGGAGTGCGAAGATGCCTACGAATGCTGGCCCACAGGTGCCTCCCCCTCCGGTGGGCGAGGGCTTGCTGCTCGGCTGCTCCGAGGATGTGGTGGAGGTTGTTGCCGTTGAACTGGAGGATGGGGATGGCGTAGTGGCTGTCTCTGTTTGGGTTGGAGTTGAGGTTGATGAGGTCGTTATCGTCTCGCTTGGGGTTTCAGTGGTCGTTGTTGATGCTGTGGGCGCTTCCTCCTCCACGGTTATGGTGACCCGCTTCACGTCCTCTCCTCCTTTATCGTCCCTTACTGTCAGCGTCACCGTGTAGTTGCCCCCGTTCGCATAAACGTGGCTCGGCTCGGAATCCGTTGAGGTGCTCCCATCACCGAAGTCCCAGCTCCAGCTCACTATGCTCCCGTCCCTGTCAGTGGACTTATCGGCGAAGCTTACCTCCTCACCCGCCTTCGGCTCCTTGGGCAGGAACGTGAAGTCCGCGGTCGGGAGGTAGTTCTTCGGCTCGACCTTTATCTCCTTGGTGTAGCTTCCCCTCAGCCCGCTCTCGTCCTCAACGGTGAGCATGACCGTGTATGTTCCGGGTGTGGCGTAGGTGTGTTTGGGGTTCCTCTCGTCCGAGAAGCTCCCATCTCCGAAGTTCCAGCTCCAGCCGGCAACGCTCCCGTCCGGGTCGCTTGAGCTGTCCATAAAGCTAACCTCATCGCCGGCCTTTATCTCCGACGGCGAGTAGCTGAAGAGGGCGTTCGGTTTCTCGTTGTGCTGGACGTTGATCTTGGCGGTGCATGTTGCGTTCGCGTTCCACGGGTCGTAGACCGTAAGCGTGACTGGATAGACCCCCTCTTTGCGGTAGGTGTGCAGAACCTGGGAGGCGTTACCCTCCCCGGTTATACCGTCCCCGAAGTCCATAACCCACCTCAAACTGCCGTTCTCGGGGTCGTTGAGGTTGAGGGTGAAGTTAACATCTAGGGGCATCTTTCCGGAGCTCGGATTCGCCGCTATGGAGCACTCGGGGGGCTTGTTGAGGGCCCGAAGCGCGTCGAAGTTTAGCTTGAGAAAGCCGAGGTTTATGAAAATCGGGCTCTGGTTCCTCTGTTCGTAGTATTTTCCCTTGCTCGGGACGTAGAAGTCGAGAACTAGATGTCCGTCGTCCTTGTCTCTGTAGATGACCCCGGTGGCGTTGTACCACTTGTCCCTGTCGTCTATCCTCCCCTCGTAGGCCACCAGAATGGAGGTCTCGTTTGAGAACTTCATTTCGTGGGTCGTCAGCTTCTCGTAGCCGTAGTCGCCCTGGATTGAGCCCTCGAACCCCGTGAGCACCCTGCTCCCCAGCGTGCCTTTGAAGGAGAGTGAGAGTCCAAGGGAGAAAGTGTTGGCATCCTTTTCCCAGTGGAGCTGCTTCATGTACTGCTCGTAGGAGCTCTGGACGTTGCTCGCCTCTATGGTGAAGACTCCGAGGACGCTGCTTGCGTCGTAGTTCTTGAGTTCCGTTATTTTGGTGGGGTAGGTGTTGATGTCCCCGATTTCATGGAGATCCGAGTCGTAGGAGGTGAAGTGAGCATTGGGTGGTCCCTTGGGAACTGACACGAGGATATACTGCTGTTTGCCGTTTATGACCGCAAGCTCCGGCGGCCATATTATGGGGAACTCGTAGACGTCGTAGTCCGTGCTCACGTAAATGGCCCCATCAGCCATGTCCGCGAGCATCTTGTATGTTATCGTGGTTTCGTAGCTCTTGCCGGTCTCGCTCTGACGTTTCTGGCCGATCATGGTCTTCAGGCCAAGCTCGTACTTGACGAGCCCCGGTACGTTCTGCACGAACGTGAGCTCCGCGGTCAGCTTCATGTCTGTGGTGGACTTTATTGAAGCGCTGGTCATCTGGGTCTGCTTACTCGTGTACGCTGAGTAAAATGTCCCGCTCTCGTTTATGGCGTCGTAGTCAACGGGCGGGGCGTTTATTACCGCTATGACCTTGTTCACGACGTGGAGGACGGCTTTGTTGGGAGGGCCCACGACTATGGAGTCCCCGTTCACATCCGCAACTGCTATGCCCGCACCGTAGGTGAACTCCGTCTGAAGTCCATCGGGGCCATTCAGTAGGTCTCCCACCATGTTGTAGACCTTGACCCTGCCATTGTACTGAGAGGCCCACACTATCTCCTCAGCGCCGTCGGTGTTCACATCACCAACCGCTATCCTGTCGCCCTTGGAAAACAGTATTGTGAATGCCCCGATCTCGTTCCCCTTGAACTGTGCACCGTCCTTTTCGAGCTTGAATATATGGACCCCCCTCTTCTTGTTGTCCTGCGTGGCTATGACTATCTCGTCGAGGCCATCCATATCGACGTCTCCCGTAGCCATCTCGTCCCTGCTGTGGATGTCGAAGGATTCCATCTCAACCATACCAAGGGAGTTTCCGTTGACGTCGTACACCGATAGGGTGTCCTCGCTTGCATCGGCGTGGACGATCTCAGCTATACCGTCTCCGTCGAAGTCGCCCGCTCCTATGGCATCGCCATCGGCAAAGTCGTCCACCTTAAACTGGTTCACCATGTTGAAGTTCTCGTCGAAGATGTGGATCCAGTTGTTCCTATCTGCGTGGATTATCTCAGCCTTCCCGTTCCCCGTCAGGTCTCCGCAGGTTAAATCATCGCCCGCTTCAAAGTTTACGTCGTGCTTTCCGAGCTCGTTTCCGTACATGTCGTAGATGTAGATCTTGTCCGTGCTCCTGTCGCCCTGTATTATCTCGGCCCTTCCGTCGTCGTTAACGTCGCACGCAACCATTTCGTCCCACTTCTCGTAGCCGGTGTGGAACTTTCCAATTACTCCCCCGCTCCCGTTCTCGTACATCCAGAAGTAGTCCCCGCGGTCGCCTATAATGATATCCCCGTCCTCAATGACCCTGCCACCGATCCCGTCTATGAGGTTCGCGTCCTGAGCAGTTGCACGGGGCAGAAGAAAGGCTAGTATAAGGCACAGAACGAGAAGGGAGGAAGTCAATCGTACGCGTCCCATACTCCCACCTTCGTAAGGTACGCCTGTGGAAGATAGAAAAAGAACACGCAGGCTTACATCAAGTTAAGACCCCAAAATATATAAATTTTTTCGCTCTTTCGTTTAATTATATCCGAATATTTCAGGGCAAATTTGTAATAGTTAAACGTAACTTGGTGGGCTGTGTGAGTTTAAGATGCGCTCTATCCCGCTCTTGTGGCCGAGGCCAACGACCGCTATAACCCGGGGCTTCGCCTCCCTCGTGAGGAGTTCGTCCACGATTCTCATCAGGTTGCGGGCCATGACCTCGTTCCTCTCCTCCACGAGGACGTGGAAAAGGTAAGGGTAGCGCAACTTAAAGCGGGTCATCATGAGCTTGAAGTCCTCCATCGGGTTGCCTTCCTCCGAAACAGCCCCTATGGGGAGGAAAACCGCGAGCGCCTCGAGGAGGAGGAAAAGTTTCTCCCTGAGCGGCGCCGCGAGGAGCTTTGACGTTATGAGCCTTATGTCCTCATCTATTAAGTAGAGGGGAACGCCGAGGAGAGCGGCGGCTTCAACGGCCCCCCTCATCTCCCCGCCGGGCATCATGCCGAACTCCTCCCCCAGCTTCTCCTCCACCTTGGCGAGGACGTACTGCACAAGGCCACCCCTCCCGAGCCTGAGGGCCTCCTTGAGCTCCGGCTTTACGGAGGCGTTGAGGGAGTGGAAG contains:
- a CDS encoding tetratricopeptide repeat protein, whose protein sequence is MDANMEAFLKAVEDRDVEAVRAFLYENADELEDGELKTALEKAEELAKEVKDYELLKLVCYLYETYLEIEKIPEFEALAFEEDTFEAKFQLADLYAQVGEVEKALALYRTLLEEETAKGEKEHIAEIYYNMALAHEELTEYEKALELMEKAALAFEELGKEDDYLHALIYLAYLRFENGDVRKAKAELAGLLRRIRDNRLLMAQAHLAFEEIFEDEDNYEAALQECLYALLDSEGTAYFDVSFDALVDVLWQLFLEDEFETVYDNMDAFAKAFPELEAFFNGVKAMALYKDGELEEGRVREIIAQIKDKRLLDLVQLLGESEL
- a CDS encoding GNAT family N-acetyltransferase: MEIRKASLDDVAGIVSVHAGSLTGGTIFERYLRGGPWMSLETCSIHTNNLLLHGGLPVVALVEGETAGHAEFLMSEEPIHGVGTKLTHLDVLQVKEGFRGRGVGRALVEFGIRTGRQEGHELLTVTSEKSALGFYSRLGISEIINIGVLVGVKLKEIEPLEEAPRLRPLGWGDVKGREMTLGKFQSSYHHWFTLFVDRIAGVDDRVHFESGELGGSLYAMEGAYNGNVVTAYAWGGDVGRTISLLAGRARALGFDEMRTVVPIEALEEIPFSYMAGERFVTLSLSL
- the hypA gene encoding hydrogenase nickel incorporation protein HypA; its protein translation is MHEWALADGIVRTALDYAQREGASKLLAIHVVLGELQDVNAEVVEFAMKELLKGTIGEGAEVVFEEEEAVFKCRDCGHEWRLREVKEGFDERIKEDIHFIPEVVHAFLACPKCGSRDFEVLKGRGVYISGIKIEKGDGA
- a CDS encoding Mrp/NBP35 family ATP-binding protein, whose protein sequence is MITIDPRIKGIEGRLEKVKRIIPVVSGKGGVGKSLVSTTLALVLAKRGYRVGLLDLDFHGASDHVILGFEPEEFPEEEYGVVPPTVHGVKFMSIVYYSEDKPTPLRGMEVSDALIELLTITRWDELDYLIIDMPPGFGDQFLDVLRFLKRGEFLVVATPSKLSINVVRKLIELLKEGNHRILGLVENLKLDEERDIARLAEGLSVPYLVGIPLYGDLEEKVGNPEELLKTEFAEKIGEVADRL
- a CDS encoding PKD domain-containing protein, coding for MGRVRLTSSLLVLCLILAFLLPRATAQDANLIDGIGGRVIEDGDIIIGDRGDYFWMYENGSGGVIGKFHTGYEKWDEMVACDVNDDGRAEIIQGDRSTDKIYIYDMYGNELGKHDVNFEAGDDLTCGDLTGNGKAEIIHADRNNWIHIFDENFNMVNQFKVDDFADGDAIGAGDFDGDGIAEIVHADASEDTLSVYDVNGNSLGMVEMESFDIHSRDEMATGDVDMDGLDEIVIATQDNKKRGVHIFKLEKDGAQFKGNEIGAFTILFSKGDRIAVGDVNTDGAEEIVWASQYNGRVKVYNMVGDLLNGPDGLQTEFTYGAGIAVADVNGDSIVVGPPNKAVLHVVNKVIAVINAPPVDYDAINESGTFYSAYTSKQTQMTSASIKSTTDMKLTAELTFVQNVPGLVKYELGLKTMIGQKRQSETGKSYETTITYKMLADMADGAIYVSTDYDVYEFPIIWPPELAVINGKQQYILVSVPKGPPNAHFTSYDSDLHEIGDINTYPTKITELKNYDASSVLGVFTIEASNVQSSYEQYMKQLHWEKDANTFSLGLSLSFKGTLGSRVLTGFEGSIQGDYGYEKLTTHEMKFSNETSILVAYEGRIDDRDKWYNATGVIYRDKDDGHLVLDFYVPSKGKYYEQRNQSPIFINLGFLKLNFDALRALNKPPECSIAANPSSGKMPLDVNFTLNLNDPENGSLRWVMDFGDGITGEGNASQVLHTYRKEGVYPVTLTVYDPWNANATCTAKINVQHNEKPNALFSYSPSEIKAGDEVSFMDSSSDPDGSVAGWSWNFGDGSFSDERNPKHTYATPGTYTVMLTVEDESGLRGSYTKEIKVEPKNYLPTADFTFLPKEPKAGEEVSFADKSTDRDGSIVSWSWDFGDGSTSTDSEPSHVYANGGNYTVTLTVRDDKGGEDVKRVTITVEEEAPTASTTTTETPSETITTSSTSTPTQTETATTPSPSSSSTATTSTTSSEQPSSKPSPTGGGGTCGPAFVGIFALLALLRRRR
- a CDS encoding TraB domain-containing protein, encoding MSYLRYVKVIGTMHVSPESRREVMETILRERPSAVAIELDRLRFHSLNASVKPELKEALRLGRGGLVQYVLAKVEEKLGEEFGMMPGGEMRGAVEAAALLGVPLYLIDEDIRLITSKLLAAPLREKLFLLLEALAVFLPIGAVSEEGNPMEDFKLMMTRFKLRYPYLFHVLVEERNEVMARNLMRIVDELLTREAKPRVIAVVGLGHKSGIERILNSHSPPSYV